Proteins from one Desulfocurvus vexinensis DSM 17965 genomic window:
- a CDS encoding ABC transporter permease: MTRLAELGLALRLARREMRGGTRGLRVFLACLALGVAAIAAVGTFAAGVGGGLAANARAILGGDVQLVRSHVPVDSAVARALEARGRLSRQVDLRVMVRAREGQGSALAELKAVDEAYPLYGKFHLRGGFGLPAALAGRDGLPGAVAEQALLERLNLLLGDVVRVGDAEFVLTGIIRQEPDRVGQFWALGPRLIVGLDALTASGVVRPGTLARYVYNLRLPDGATPADADALAGELLDAHPDGGFRARTFHKAATRLTWLLDDVAQYLTLVGLATLLVGGIGVAGAVRAFLAGRERSIAVMKALGASRRLVSTIYFIQVMALALAGSLTGALAGWLTAWAGAGPLALRLGVPLARETAVLPSALAVAYGLLTALAFSLWPLSAAGLTSPARLFRGYADAGRRRPGRGTLAACAGAVLALMALLTLASEDRIVALGFAACALGSVAVLRAWAVLVRRVAARLPRPGSPRLRQAVANLHRPGAATASVIFSLGLGLTVLVAVVLVEGNIRDLIGRQTPSTAPSFFFIDIPRGRMEALESTAMAVPGVSRMEKQPSIRGRIVEIDGRDADSVDVDPDVAWALRSDRGLTFAGPMPPGVELTQGAWWAPDYQGPPLICLDERVCRGFGMTLGDTLTVNVLGRRMTGTVACTRRIDWTTGGLNHTIIFSPGVLEGAPYTWIATAYADPGQETALFRAVTEAFPEVVAISMREVLENLAELVDDVGLAVGAAAALALVAGLLVLAEALRANLRARHYDAVVFKVLGATRRDIMAALVLEFAILGAAAAALAALLGIAGSWLFVTGALRGNWVFLPLPLAAITVGGVTATVLLGLLGVRRALRGSAWGVLRNE; this comes from the coding sequence GTGACCCGGCTGGCCGAACTGGGCCTGGCCCTGCGCCTGGCCCGGCGCGAGATGCGCGGCGGCACGCGGGGCCTGCGGGTCTTTCTGGCCTGCCTGGCCCTGGGGGTGGCGGCCATCGCCGCCGTGGGCACCTTCGCCGCCGGGGTCGGCGGCGGGCTGGCGGCCAACGCCCGGGCCATCCTGGGCGGCGATGTGCAACTGGTGCGCTCGCATGTGCCCGTGGATTCCGCCGTGGCCCGGGCCCTGGAGGCCCGGGGCAGGCTCTCGCGCCAGGTGGACCTGCGCGTCATGGTCCGCGCCCGTGAGGGCCAGGGCTCGGCCCTGGCCGAGCTCAAGGCCGTGGACGAGGCCTACCCGCTGTACGGCAAATTCCACCTGCGGGGCGGCTTCGGCCTGCCCGCCGCCCTGGCCGGGCGCGACGGGCTGCCGGGGGCCGTGGCCGAACAGGCCCTGCTGGAGCGGCTGAACCTGCTGCTGGGCGATGTGGTGCGCGTGGGCGACGCCGAGTTCGTGCTCACGGGCATCATCCGCCAGGAGCCGGACCGGGTCGGCCAGTTCTGGGCCCTGGGCCCGCGGCTCATCGTCGGCCTGGACGCCCTGACGGCCTCGGGGGTGGTCCGGCCCGGGACCCTGGCCCGCTACGTCTACAACCTGCGCCTGCCGGACGGGGCCACGCCCGCCGACGCCGACGCCCTGGCTGGCGAACTGCTGGACGCCCACCCCGACGGCGGCTTCCGGGCGCGCACCTTCCACAAGGCCGCCACGCGGCTGACCTGGCTGCTGGACGATGTGGCCCAGTACCTGACCCTGGTGGGGCTGGCCACGCTGCTGGTGGGCGGCATCGGCGTGGCCGGGGCGGTGCGCGCGTTCCTGGCCGGGCGCGAGCGGTCCATCGCCGTGATGAAGGCCCTGGGCGCCTCGCGGCGGCTGGTGTCCACCATCTATTTCATCCAGGTCATGGCCCTGGCCCTGGCGGGCAGCCTGACCGGCGCCCTGGCGGGCTGGCTGACGGCCTGGGCCGGGGCGGGGCCGCTGGCCCTGCGCCTGGGCGTGCCCCTGGCCCGGGAGACGGCGGTGCTGCCCTCGGCCCTGGCCGTGGCCTACGGGCTGCTCACGGCCCTGGCCTTTTCGCTGTGGCCGCTGTCCGCCGCCGGGCTGACCTCGCCCGCGCGGCTGTTCCGGGGCTACGCCGACGCCGGGCGCCGCCGCCCGGGCCGGGGCACGCTGGCGGCCTGCGCCGGGGCCGTGCTGGCGCTCATGGCCCTTTTGACCCTGGCCAGCGAGGACCGCATCGTGGCCCTGGGCTTCGCGGCCTGCGCCCTGGGCAGCGTGGCGGTGCTGCGGGCCTGGGCGGTGCTGGTGCGGCGTGTGGCCGCGCGGCTGCCGCGCCCGGGCAGCCCGCGCCTGCGTCAGGCCGTGGCCAACCTGCACCGCCCCGGGGCCGCCACGGCCAGCGTGATCTTCTCCCTGGGCCTGGGGCTCACGGTGCTGGTGGCCGTGGTGCTGGTCGAGGGCAACATCCGCGACCTCATCGGCCGCCAGACCCCGAGCACGGCACCCTCGTTCTTCTTCATCGACATCCCGCGCGGGCGCATGGAAGCCCTGGAGAGTACGGCCATGGCCGTGCCGGGCGTGTCGCGCATGGAGAAACAGCCTTCCATCCGCGGCCGCATCGTGGAGATCGACGGGCGCGACGCCGACAGCGTGGACGTGGACCCCGACGTGGCCTGGGCCCTGCGTTCGGACCGGGGGCTGACCTTCGCCGGGCCCATGCCGCCCGGCGTGGAGCTGACCCAGGGCGCGTGGTGGGCGCCGGACTACCAGGGCCCGCCGCTCATCTGCCTGGACGAGCGCGTCTGCCGGGGCTTCGGCATGACCCTGGGCGACACGCTGACGGTCAACGTGCTCGGGCGGCGGATGACGGGCACCGTGGCCTGCACCCGGCGCATCGACTGGACCACCGGGGGCCTGAACCACACCATCATCTTCTCCCCGGGGGTGCTCGAGGGCGCGCCGTACACCTGGATCGCCACGGCCTACGCCGACCCCGGGCAGGAGACGGCCCTGTTCCGCGCCGTGACCGAGGCCTTCCCCGAGGTGGTGGCCATCTCCATGCGCGAGGTGCTGGAAAATCTGGCTGAACTGGTGGACGATGTGGGGCTGGCCGTGGGCGCGGCGGCGGCCCTGGCCCTGGTGGCCGGGCTGCTGGTGCTGGCCGAGGCCCTGCGCGCCAACCTGCGCGCGCGGCACTACGACGCGGTGGTCTTCAAGGTCCTGGGCGCCACGCGGCGCGACATCATGGCCGCGCTGGTGCTGGAGTTCGCCATCCTGGGCGCGGCGGCGGCGGCCCTGGCGGCGCTGCTGGGCATCGCGGGCTCCTGGCTCTTTGTCACCGGGGCGCTGCGCGGCAACTGGGTCTTCCTGCCACTGCCCCTGGCGGCCATCACCGTGGGCGGGGTGACGGCCACGGTGCTCCTGGGTCTGCTCGGCGTGCGCCGGGCGCTGCGCGGCAGCGCCTGGGGCGTGCTGCGCAACGAGTAG
- a CDS encoding flavodoxin family protein, whose amino-acid sequence MKVVAFNGSARKKGNTQLLIDHVFRELTTRGIDTETVSLAGRPMRGCLACLKCFTSQDKRCAVDVDFVNECVEKMLGADAIILASPTYFANVSAEMKALIDRAGMVAKANGDMLARKVGASVVAVRRGGAIQVFNALNAFFLIGQMVVVGSSYWNMGIGLNRGDVDDDAEGVQTMQTLGRNMAWALERLRG is encoded by the coding sequence ATGAAGGTCGTGGCATTCAACGGCAGCGCCCGCAAGAAGGGCAACACCCAGCTCCTCATCGACCACGTTTTCCGGGAACTGACCACCCGGGGCATCGACACCGAGACCGTCTCCCTGGCCGGGCGCCCCATGCGCGGCTGCCTGGCCTGCCTCAAATGCTTCACCAGCCAGGACAAACGCTGCGCCGTGGACGTGGATTTCGTCAACGAATGCGTGGAGAAGATGCTCGGGGCCGACGCCATCATCCTGGCCTCGCCCACCTACTTCGCCAACGTCTCGGCAGAAATGAAGGCGCTCATCGACCGCGCGGGCATGGTGGCCAAGGCCAACGGCGACATGCTCGCGCGCAAGGTCGGGGCCTCGGTGGTGGCCGTGCGCCGGGGCGGGGCCATCCAGGTCTTCAACGCCCTGAACGCCTTCTTCCTCATCGGCCAGATGGTCGTGGTGGGGTCGAGCTACTGGAACATGGGCATCGGCCTGAACCGCGGCGACGTGGACGACGACGCCGAAGGCGTGCAGACCATGCAGACCCTGGGCCGCAACATGGCCTGGGCCCTGGAGCGGCTGCGGGGCTGA
- a CDS encoding type II toxin-antitoxin system RelE/ParE family toxin, which yields MIKSFVHKGLEVFFTSGSTRGIQAKHAGRLARLLDRLDAATQVRDMDAPGYGLHPLKGELSGHWSVKVSGNWRVTFRFENGDAHVVNYQDYH from the coding sequence GTGATCAAAAGCTTCGTCCACAAAGGGCTTGAGGTGTTCTTCACCTCCGGCAGCACCCGGGGCATCCAGGCCAAGCACGCCGGGAGGCTGGCCCGCCTGCTGGACCGCCTGGACGCCGCCACGCAAGTCCGCGACATGGACGCGCCCGGCTATGGGCTGCATCCCCTCAAGGGCGAGTTGAGCGGTCACTGGTCCGTGAAAGTCTCCGGCAACTGGCGGGTGACTTTCCGGTTCGAGAACGGCGATGCCCATGTCGTGAACTATCAGGACTACCACTAG
- a CDS encoding helix-turn-helix domain-containing protein — MTEGTENSTLFGPLAEIANEITPEEWAFFDLSEDISDQIAEFMQNNDISKADLAVRLDSSRAFVTKVLRGESNMTFKTFTKILHHLGAKAEIKIARRQDGIRWFVVHESDRRRGARGTKQNYERVDFELAAKAECRICLSDNAEMVVA; from the coding sequence ATGACGGAAGGCACTGAAAACTCCACGCTGTTCGGACCCCTCGCCGAGATTGCGAACGAAATTACGCCTGAGGAATGGGCTTTTTTTGATCTGTCCGAAGATATTTCGGACCAAATTGCTGAGTTCATGCAAAATAACGATATCAGTAAGGCTGACCTCGCAGTCCGTCTGGACAGCTCTAGGGCTTTTGTGACCAAGGTTCTGCGTGGCGAATCCAACATGACTTTTAAGACGTTCACTAAGATTTTGCACCACCTTGGCGCCAAGGCCGAGATCAAGATTGCTCGACGGCAAGATGGCATCCGCTGGTTTGTGGTCCATGAGAGTGACCGCAGGCGCGGAGCGAGGGGAACTAAGCAAAATTACGAGCGAGTTGATTTCGAACTTGCGGCCAAGGCCGAATGCCGGATTTGTCTCTCGGACAACGCTGAGATGGTTGTCGCCTAA
- a CDS encoding protein-export chaperone SecB: MEVTDVKKPPLEMKEHFFTKVSFAANDSLTEEDVASSKPFEHDFKCFVEVLTNNKDPLLHQVRLKIVVAEKEDALKAYDIEIEVVGLFRPTREFDTDEELKGMIQIIGATLLYGAAREYIYSLTLRGPWPPVYLPTTSFIPAQSAPSPGKGK, from the coding sequence ATGGAAGTCACCGATGTGAAAAAACCCCCCTTGGAAATGAAGGAGCACTTCTTCACGAAGGTTTCGTTTGCCGCCAACGATTCGCTTACCGAGGAAGATGTCGCCTCTAGCAAGCCTTTTGAGCACGATTTTAAATGTTTCGTTGAAGTCCTGACTAATAACAAGGACCCTCTGCTCCACCAAGTCAGGCTGAAAATTGTTGTCGCTGAAAAAGAAGACGCCTTGAAGGCCTACGATATTGAAATTGAAGTTGTCGGCCTGTTCAGGCCGACTAGGGAATTCGATACCGATGAAGAACTTAAAGGTATGATTCAGATAATAGGGGCCACGTTGCTGTACGGCGCGGCGAGAGAGTATATCTATTCCTTGACGCTTCGCGGTCCGTGGCCGCCGGTCTATCTCCCCACGACATCGTTCATTCCGGCTCAGTCTGCTCCGTCTCCAGGAAAGGGGAAGTAG
- a CDS encoding FKBP-type peptidyl-prolyl cis-trans isomerase: MTQAKSGDSVSIHYTGTLDDGTLFDTSRQREPLEFTIGSGMVIPGFEKAAVGMSVGQSKTFTIPCAEAYGERSEELIYVVERTELPQGVEPAPGMALEAQGPDGQPFRLNVTAVDEGTVTLDANHPLAGQDLTFEIELMAIG, translated from the coding sequence ATGACCCAGGCCAAAAGCGGCGACAGCGTTTCCATCCACTACACCGGCACCCTGGACGACGGCACCCTGTTCGACACCTCGCGCCAGCGCGAGCCCCTGGAGTTCACCATCGGCTCGGGCATGGTCATCCCCGGGTTCGAGAAGGCCGCCGTGGGCATGAGCGTCGGGCAGTCCAAGACGTTCACCATCCCCTGCGCCGAGGCCTACGGCGAGCGCAGCGAGGAGCTGATCTACGTGGTGGAGCGCACCGAGCTGCCCCAGGGCGTGGAGCCCGCGCCGGGCATGGCCCTGGAGGCCCAGGGCCCCGACGGCCAGCCCTTCCGGCTGAACGTCACCGCCGTGGACGAGGGCACCGTGACCCTGGACGCCAACCACCCCCTGGCCGGTCAGGATCTGACCTTCGAAATCGAACTGATGGCCATCGGCTGA
- a CDS encoding type II toxin-antitoxin system RelE/ParE family toxin encodes MSSLTLAEGKKHKLIYWVPGTVPPRDHFCECPAITPADKKKIAKSLKRYSENGFPNNREKFKSLGEGLSEIKVTSQLRLIGFLDGTTFVIFLCVRKKQNDLRPEDIEKAKRIRGQYHDGRH; translated from the coding sequence ATGTCGTCGTTGACGCTAGCCGAAGGCAAAAAACATAAATTGATCTATTGGGTGCCTGGCACAGTTCCTCCCCGAGATCATTTTTGTGAGTGCCCTGCGATTACCCCAGCGGACAAGAAAAAAATTGCTAAGAGTCTTAAACGTTACTCGGAGAATGGATTCCCAAATAACCGAGAAAAATTCAAGTCTCTTGGAGAGGGGTTGTCTGAAATTAAGGTGACGAGCCAGCTCCGGTTGATTGGTTTCTTGGATGGCACGACTTTTGTAATTTTTTTGTGTGTCAGAAAGAAACAAAATGATCTCCGACCGGAGGACATTGAGAAAGCCAAAAGAATAAGGGGGCAATATCATGACGGAAGGCACTGA
- a CDS encoding arylesterase produces the protein MLEQRGSAPLRGGLPGPVPGRPGRAAWARALGALALAALLTLALGPLPAARAAGPQATAAPTTPAASEDTMSTPRPVTLLAVGDSLTAGYGLPASAALPAVVEALLRQEGLDVRIVNAGVSGDTTSGGLARLPWLLEERPDCAWLALGANDGLRGQDPALMEANLDAMLELFAARGVPVLLIGMRAMENYGADYAARFDAVFPRVAARHGVPLHPFLLDGVALDPALNQDDGIHPNERGVAVIARALLPGVRALVQAAARP, from the coding sequence ATGCTTGAGCAGCGCGGCAGCGCGCCGTTGCGGGGCGGCCTGCCGGGGCCCGTGCCGGGCCGCCCAGGGCGCGCGGCCTGGGCGCGGGCCCTGGGCGCCCTGGCCCTGGCCGCGCTGCTGACCCTGGCCCTGGGGCCCCTGCCCGCCGCGCGCGCAGCGGGCCCGCAGGCCACCGCCGCCCCCACCACGCCCGCCGCTTCCGAGGACACCATGAGCACCCCCCGCCCCGTGACCCTGCTGGCCGTGGGCGACAGCCTCACGGCGGGCTACGGCCTGCCCGCCTCCGCCGCCCTGCCCGCCGTGGTGGAAGCCCTGCTGCGCCAGGAGGGCCTGGACGTGCGCATCGTCAACGCGGGCGTGTCCGGCGACACGACCTCGGGCGGGCTGGCCCGCCTGCCCTGGCTGCTGGAGGAGCGCCCCGACTGCGCCTGGCTGGCCCTGGGGGCCAACGACGGCCTGCGCGGCCAGGACCCCGCGCTCATGGAAGCCAACCTGGACGCCATGCTGGAGCTGTTCGCGGCCCGGGGCGTGCCCGTGCTGCTCATCGGCATGCGCGCCATGGAGAACTACGGCGCGGACTACGCCGCGCGCTTCGACGCCGTGTTCCCGCGCGTGGCGGCGCGCCACGGCGTGCCCCTGCATCCCTTCCTGCTGGACGGCGTGGCCCTGGACCCGGCCCTGAACCAGGACGACGGCATCCACCCCAACGAACGTGGGGTGGCCGTCATCGCCCGGGCCCTGCTGCCCGGGGTACGCGCCCTGGTCCAGGCGGCGGCGCGGCCCTGA
- a CDS encoding ABC transporter ATP-binding protein produces the protein MAEPGRNMVELEQVRLTLTGGAGAVEVLRGVDLTVQAGQTLSVAGPSGAGKTTMLMVMAGLERATSGRVVVDGHDLRALDEDGLARFRRGAVGVVFQAFHLVPTMTALENVALPLEFAGSRDAWDRARESLAAVGLENRSGHYPAELSGGEQQRVAIARAFAPGPRLLLADEPTGNLDEDTGARVADLLFELRERRGATLVLITHDMQLAARCARTVHMHGGQLGGGEPRA, from the coding sequence ATGGCCGAACCGGGCCGGAACATGGTGGAGCTTGAGCAGGTGCGCCTGACGCTGACCGGCGGCGCGGGCGCGGTGGAGGTCCTGCGCGGGGTGGACCTGACGGTCCAGGCCGGGCAGACCCTGAGCGTGGCCGGGCCCTCGGGGGCCGGCAAGACGACCATGCTCATGGTCATGGCCGGGCTGGAGCGCGCCACCTCGGGCCGCGTGGTGGTGGATGGGCACGACCTGCGCGCCCTGGACGAGGACGGGCTGGCGCGCTTCCGGCGCGGGGCGGTGGGCGTGGTCTTCCAGGCTTTCCACTTGGTGCCGACCATGACCGCCCTGGAGAACGTGGCCCTGCCCCTGGAGTTCGCGGGCAGCCGCGACGCCTGGGATCGCGCCCGCGAAAGCCTGGCCGCCGTGGGCCTGGAGAACCGCTCCGGGCACTACCCCGCCGAGCTGTCCGGCGGCGAGCAGCAGCGGGTGGCCATCGCCCGGGCCTTCGCCCCCGGGCCGCGCCTGCTTCTGGCCGACGAACCCACGGGCAACCTCGACGAGGACACCGGCGCCCGGGTGGCCGACCTGCTCTTCGAGCTGCGCGAAAGGCGCGGCGCGACCCTGGTGCTCATCACCCACGACATGCAGCTGGCTGCGCGCTGCGCCCGTACGGTGCATATGCACGGCGGGCAGCTCGGCGGCGGGGAGCCCCGGGCGTGA
- a CDS encoding MarC family protein: MHLFLSVFIKFFFLLTPFFVLSMFLALTKGMGARERRLTAVRVTLAVAVVTLVLFHFGNAIFDVFGITVDSFRIGAGALLFLSAVSLVRGRPGADAGEGEGDISVVPLAIPIAVGPATTGALLVMGASMPAQDKLVGSGALMAAVVCMGIVLVLSAHVRRLLGSMGIEILTKLTGLILSALAAQIVFTGVRNFLELGG, translated from the coding sequence GTGCATCTGTTTCTGAGCGTGTTCATCAAGTTCTTCTTCCTGCTGACGCCGTTCTTCGTGCTGTCCATGTTCCTGGCGCTGACCAAGGGCATGGGCGCGCGCGAGCGGCGGCTGACCGCCGTGCGCGTGACCCTGGCCGTGGCCGTGGTCACCCTGGTGCTCTTCCACTTCGGCAACGCCATTTTCGACGTTTTCGGCATCACCGTGGACAGCTTCCGCATCGGTGCGGGGGCGTTGTTGTTCCTGTCCGCCGTATCGCTGGTGCGCGGGCGGCCCGGGGCCGACGCCGGGGAGGGCGAGGGCGACATCAGCGTGGTGCCCCTGGCCATTCCCATCGCCGTGGGCCCGGCCACCACGGGCGCGCTGCTGGTCATGGGCGCGTCCATGCCCGCCCAGGACAAGCTGGTGGGCAGCGGCGCGCTCATGGCCGCCGTGGTCTGCATGGGCATCGTGCTGGTGCTTTCGGCGCACGTGCGCCGCCTGCTGGGGAGCATGGGCATCGAGATCCTGACCAAGCTCACGGGCCTGATCCTCTCGGCCCTGGCGGCCCAGATCGTTTTCACCGGCGTGCGCAATTTCCTGGAACTGGGCGGCTAG
- a CDS encoding HigA family addiction module antitoxin produces the protein MDATTRKPTHPGAIIRHDYMEPLNLTVTGLAAHLGISRKHLSQVIHERAGVTSGLALRLARAFNTSPELWLNLQRKCDLWEAERAAPGLETIRPLPQLAGL, from the coding sequence ATGGACGCCACGACCCGTAAGCCGACGCACCCCGGAGCCATCATCCGCCATGACTACATGGAGCCTTTGAACCTGACCGTCACCGGGCTTGCCGCCCACCTGGGCATCAGCCGCAAGCACCTCTCCCAGGTGATCCACGAGCGGGCCGGGGTCACGTCCGGCCTGGCCCTGCGCCTTGCCCGCGCGTTCAACACCTCCCCGGAACTCTGGCTGAACCTCCAGCGCAAGTGCGACCTCTGGGAAGCCGAGCGCGCGGCCCCGGGACTTGAGACAATCCGCCCGCTGCCGCAGCTTGCGGGGCTGTAG